A window from Vulcanimicrobium alpinum encodes these proteins:
- a CDS encoding VOC family protein, protein MKNNPHGIGIIDHFSLPCKDPELSQTFYETIFSAHVFTDANGPHVFGAGPEDRKLGRSIHIFMEMDNGQRFELLGHELNGKPPEGTHHAFKVGPNDLPAVRRHLEAHGVPYWGPGTHRGTDAVSIYFHDPDGNVLEFVCWGGYPDLAAVPLSQHMEKPNWDYVWDPVARRAHAPT, encoded by the coding sequence GTGAAAAACAACCCGCACGGGATCGGGATCATCGACCACTTCAGCCTGCCGTGCAAAGACCCCGAACTCTCGCAGACGTTCTACGAGACGATCTTCAGCGCGCACGTCTTCACCGACGCCAACGGTCCGCACGTCTTTGGCGCCGGCCCCGAAGATCGCAAACTCGGCCGCTCGATCCACATCTTCATGGAGATGGACAATGGCCAGCGTTTCGAACTGCTGGGCCACGAACTCAACGGCAAGCCTCCGGAGGGGACGCATCACGCGTTCAAGGTCGGTCCGAACGATCTGCCCGCCGTTCGACGTCACCTGGAAGCGCACGGCGTCCCGTACTGGGGTCCGGGGACGCACCGCGGAACCGACGCCGTCTCGATCTACTTTCACGATCCCGACGGAAACGTGCTCGAGTTCGTCTGCTGGGGCGGCTACCCCGATCTCGCCGCGGTGCCGCTCTCGCAGCACATGGAGAAGCCGAACTGGGACTACGTCTGGGATCCGGTCGCGCGGCGGGCGCACGCGCCGACGTAG
- a CDS encoding dienelactone hydrolase family protein — MARRFAREGYLALMPDLYSNDATRKTLTVEEIDAALPLSRLDDPSAELAKLAPERRAAIERALAWRKTTMPKLSAYADDLGSAIPYLRSRADVRADAIGLIGYCMGGALVGELLARGAAVAAASIYYGRLPDPARAAAIVTPLEGHFGGADAPLTSLVPAFDAAMRAAGKPFEAFVYDGAPHAFFNDTRSSYTPAAARDAWARTLRFFADRFAGAPT, encoded by the coding sequence GTGGCACGGCGGTTCGCACGCGAGGGCTATCTCGCGCTGATGCCCGACCTCTACAGCAACGACGCGACGCGCAAGACGCTCACCGTCGAGGAGATCGACGCCGCGCTCCCGCTCTCGCGGCTCGACGATCCGTCGGCGGAACTCGCGAAGCTCGCGCCGGAGCGGCGCGCGGCGATCGAGCGCGCGCTGGCGTGGCGCAAGACGACGATGCCGAAACTCTCGGCATACGCCGACGATCTGGGTTCTGCGATTCCGTACCTGCGCTCGCGCGCCGACGTGCGCGCCGATGCGATCGGGCTGATCGGCTACTGCATGGGCGGCGCGCTCGTCGGGGAACTGCTCGCGCGCGGCGCGGCGGTCGCCGCCGCATCCATCTACTACGGCCGGCTCCCCGATCCGGCGCGCGCCGCGGCGATCGTGACGCCGCTCGAAGGTCACTTCGGCGGGGCCGACGCGCCCCTGACGTCGCTGGTCCCGGCGTTCGACGCGGCGATGCGCGCCGCCGGCAAACCGTTCGAAGCGTTCGTCTACGACGGCGCGCCGCACGCGTTCTTCAACGACACGCGTTCCAGTTACACCCCCGCCGCTGCGCGCGACGCGTGGGCGCGCACGCTGCGGTTCTTCGCCGACCGCTTCGCAGGAGCACCGACGTGA
- a CDS encoding FAD-dependent monooxygenase encodes MSEIDVFVIGGGPVGMVLSAELARHGVRVRVADRRAEPVHHSHASILHARTQEVFDAMGIAGRWWPYAHPFARATIYAFGTVVGALELAGADSPFSVPLDVGQNVTEAILVKRLRELGVTVERPVEATSVREAGDAVEIDLRRADGAIETVRAGWLVGCEGSHSIVREHCGIPFEGKRYAAREFVQTDARVRWSYTAGVGHLFIERDRFLGCFPMDGSGLFRVLCARPDRNPDDRSDPTLEEMQAIVREIADPDAVLSEPLWLNRFRTQARRAPTYRAGRMFLAGDAGHVHVPVAGQGMNTGIQDAFNLAWKLAAVVHGRAPDALLDTYSAERTPVAAGLLRGTDAGFNTLSRPNAALRFALEHLAPLALDARAVQTTLRNLVEEIAIGYRASALSEQHDRGSLRAGDRVPDALLVDVAAGVNCTAFDAMRGEGWTLFAIVDDDASLDAASIAALQEIAGAFTDLRCRAVAVDPRRVAAGIDVLADRDRTLHDRWDVHRPTAILVRPDRYLGFRGPLDDLAALRAYLARWAAAPAATAAA; translated from the coding sequence ATGAGCGAGATCGACGTCTTCGTGATCGGCGGCGGCCCGGTCGGGATGGTGCTGAGCGCCGAACTGGCCCGCCACGGTGTCCGGGTGCGGGTCGCCGACCGGCGCGCCGAGCCCGTCCATCACTCGCACGCCAGCATCCTCCACGCGCGCACGCAGGAGGTGTTCGACGCGATGGGGATCGCCGGCCGCTGGTGGCCCTACGCGCACCCGTTCGCGCGCGCGACGATCTACGCGTTCGGAACGGTCGTCGGCGCGCTCGAACTCGCCGGCGCCGACAGCCCCTTCAGCGTCCCGCTCGATGTCGGGCAGAACGTCACCGAAGCGATCCTCGTCAAGCGTCTCAGGGAACTCGGCGTCACCGTCGAGCGGCCGGTGGAGGCGACATCGGTACGCGAAGCCGGCGACGCTGTCGAGATCGACCTGCGGCGCGCCGACGGCGCCATCGAGACGGTGCGCGCCGGCTGGCTCGTCGGCTGCGAGGGCTCGCACAGCATCGTGCGGGAGCACTGCGGGATTCCGTTCGAGGGGAAACGCTACGCCGCACGCGAGTTCGTGCAGACCGACGCGCGCGTACGGTGGTCGTACACCGCGGGCGTCGGTCATCTGTTCATCGAGCGCGATCGCTTTCTCGGCTGTTTTCCGATGGACGGCAGCGGACTCTTCCGCGTGCTCTGCGCGAGGCCGGATCGCAACCCCGACGACCGCAGCGATCCGACGCTGGAGGAGATGCAGGCGATCGTCCGCGAGATCGCCGATCCCGACGCCGTGCTCTCCGAGCCGTTGTGGCTCAACCGCTTCCGCACGCAGGCCCGGCGCGCGCCGACGTACCGCGCGGGCCGGATGTTCCTCGCCGGCGACGCGGGGCACGTGCACGTCCCGGTCGCGGGCCAAGGGATGAACACGGGGATTCAAGACGCGTTCAACTTGGCCTGGAAGCTCGCCGCCGTCGTTCACGGTCGCGCACCCGATGCACTGCTCGACACGTACAGCGCGGAGCGCACGCCCGTCGCGGCGGGACTCCTCCGCGGAACCGACGCGGGCTTCAATACCCTCAGCCGTCCCAACGCCGCGCTGCGCTTCGCGCTCGAGCATCTCGCGCCGCTCGCGCTCGACGCGCGCGCGGTGCAGACGACGCTGCGCAATCTCGTCGAGGAGATCGCGATCGGCTATCGCGCGAGCGCGCTCTCCGAACAGCACGACCGCGGATCGCTGCGTGCGGGCGACCGCGTTCCCGACGCGCTGCTCGTCGACGTCGCCGCAGGCGTCAACTGCACGGCGTTCGACGCGATGCGCGGCGAGGGCTGGACGCTGTTCGCGATCGTCGACGACGATGCGTCGCTCGATGCCGCCTCGATCGCGGCGTTGCAGGAGATCGCCGGCGCATTCACCGATCTCCGCTGCCGTGCCGTTGCGGTCGATCCGCGACGCGTCGCCGCGGGGATCGACGTGCTCGCCGATCGCGACCGCACGCTGCACGATCGCTGGGACGTGCACCGTCCGACCGCGATCCTCGTCCGTCCCGACCGCTATCTCGGATTTCGCGGACCGCTTGACGATCTCGCGGCGCTGCGCGCGTACTTGGCACGCTGGGCGGCGGCACCGGCCGCGACGGCGGCGGCATGA
- a CDS encoding cysteine hydrolase family protein yields MNAIRDLLLVVDAQPSRIGATMTRSAEQFEAAIGALVEAARMHGIPILVTAGALGERRAPLAAALAGEPVVWRSTVDAFAAPEVALALEGSGRWNVAIAGAASDIGVAIAARSARARGFNARWIPDACAATSTLAEIATVVSLAAEGIPAVPLGATIAGWQGDFAAEHGARTLELLAVPR; encoded by the coding sequence ATGAACGCGATTCGCGACCTGCTGCTCGTCGTCGACGCGCAACCGTCGCGCATCGGCGCGACGATGACGCGCTCGGCCGAGCAGTTTGAGGCGGCGATCGGCGCGCTCGTCGAAGCGGCGCGCATGCACGGGATCCCGATCCTCGTCACCGCCGGCGCGCTCGGCGAACGGCGCGCGCCGCTCGCAGCCGCGCTGGCCGGCGAACCGGTCGTGTGGCGTTCGACCGTCGACGCGTTCGCCGCGCCGGAGGTCGCGCTCGCGCTCGAAGGCAGCGGCCGCTGGAACGTCGCGATCGCCGGAGCGGCATCTGACATCGGCGTCGCGATCGCCGCGCGCTCGGCGCGCGCGCGCGGCTTCAACGCGCGCTGGATCCCCGACGCGTGCGCTGCGACCAGCACGCTGGCCGAGATCGCGACCGTCGTCTCGCTCGCCGCCGAGGGCATCCCGGCAGTCCCCCTCGGTGCGACGATCGCCGGCTGGCAAGGCGATTTCGCCGCCGAGCACGGCGCGCGGACCCTGGAACTGCTCGCCGTCCCGCGCTAA
- a CDS encoding AraC family transcriptional regulator, whose protein sequence is MTGPRTMITLAPDVDGVAARCAAVVGTEHEATFSSGRINAFTMLAIVDEGAGWAEAGERRFALAPGDAMLVPPGLIRHGYVGERRVRIVAVAAPLALAGDARAVQLRWNAAADAALGALHRSLAQPPSARRRAAVTAACDALRAVLRDAACVARAARPMRGAVLVDAYGAFAGDIPPPSCSEVARRCGYRLSSLSVLSARESGRGLRVWREIALMQQARHAIESGAPVQTVAARMGYDPAAFARAFGRVHGTPPSRWRSGAEHETPVLSFDALRARLA, encoded by the coding sequence ATGACCGGACCGCGCACGATGATCACGCTGGCACCCGATGTCGACGGTGTCGCGGCGCGCTGCGCCGCCGTCGTCGGGACCGAGCACGAAGCGACCTTCAGCAGCGGGCGAATCAACGCGTTCACGATGCTTGCGATCGTCGACGAGGGTGCGGGTTGGGCCGAGGCCGGAGAACGACGGTTCGCGCTCGCGCCGGGCGATGCGATGCTCGTCCCGCCGGGGCTGATCCGTCACGGCTACGTCGGCGAGCGCCGCGTGCGCATCGTCGCGGTCGCGGCGCCGCTCGCGCTCGCCGGCGACGCGCGCGCCGTGCAGCTGCGCTGGAACGCCGCCGCCGACGCCGCGCTGGGGGCGCTTCATCGCTCCCTGGCGCAGCCTCCGTCGGCGCGGCGGCGCGCCGCGGTGACGGCGGCCTGCGACGCCCTGCGCGCCGTGCTGCGCGACGCCGCGTGCGTAGCGCGCGCCGCGCGTCCGATGCGCGGCGCGGTGCTCGTCGATGCGTACGGCGCGTTCGCAGGCGACATCCCTCCGCCGTCCTGCAGCGAGGTGGCGCGGCGCTGCGGCTATCGCTTGAGCTCGCTCAGCGTGCTGAGCGCGCGCGAAAGCGGCCGCGGTCTGCGCGTCTGGCGCGAAATCGCGCTGATGCAGCAAGCCCGGCACGCGATCGAGAGCGGCGCGCCGGTGCAGACGGTTGCGGCGCGGATGGGCTACGATCCGGCGGCGTTCGCGCGCGCGTTCGGGCGCGTACACGGGACGCCACCGTCGCGCTGGCGGTCCGGCGCGGAGCACGAGACGCCGGTGCTCTCGTTCGACGCGCTGCGCGCCCGGCTCGCTTAG
- a CDS encoding IS5 family transposase, with translation MRTHDEQRASVWTTLQPEDTVPGDHPLRPMRVMVNEILRELSPEFSKLYSRRGRPSIAPEKLLRALLLQMFYSIRSEPMLLEQLRYNLLFRWFVGLSMDDKIWDPSTFSKNRDRFLNGEISERFFAAVVERARADELLSNEHFTVDGTLIEAWASHKSFRPKSDDEPPTSSGGRNEGVNFRGRPRSNETHVSSTDPDARLYRKSSGAPAILGYLGHALMENRNGLIVGVKTTRATGIAEREAALELIRGVSGSNRITLGADKAYDTKDFVEALRALNVTPHVAQNTTRRRSAIDRRTVRHPGYTVSQRRRKLIEESFGWGKTIGRLRKVHFRGLDLVGDIVRWTAAAYNLIRIRNLRAAT, from the coding sequence ATGCGGACTCATGATGAGCAGCGTGCATCCGTTTGGACGACGTTGCAGCCGGAAGACACCGTGCCCGGCGATCATCCGTTGCGCCCGATGCGCGTGATGGTCAACGAAATTCTGCGCGAACTCTCGCCGGAGTTTTCCAAGCTCTACTCCCGACGGGGCCGGCCATCGATCGCGCCGGAGAAGCTGCTGCGAGCCTTGCTGTTGCAAATGTTCTACTCGATCCGCAGCGAGCCGATGCTGCTGGAGCAGTTGCGTTACAATTTGCTCTTTCGTTGGTTCGTGGGCTTGAGCATGGACGACAAGATCTGGGACCCCTCGACGTTCAGCAAGAACCGCGATCGGTTCTTGAATGGCGAAATCTCCGAGCGGTTCTTCGCCGCTGTGGTCGAGCGGGCGCGTGCCGACGAACTGCTCTCGAACGAGCATTTCACCGTCGATGGGACGCTAATCGAGGCGTGGGCCAGCCACAAGAGCTTTCGGCCCAAGTCGGACGACGAACCGCCGACCTCGAGCGGCGGTCGCAACGAGGGCGTGAACTTTCGTGGCCGGCCGCGCAGCAACGAGACGCACGTCTCGAGTACCGATCCGGACGCGCGGTTGTACCGCAAGAGCAGCGGCGCGCCGGCGATTCTCGGCTATCTCGGACATGCTCTGATGGAGAATCGCAACGGCTTGATCGTCGGCGTGAAGACCACTCGCGCGACCGGGATCGCCGAACGCGAAGCAGCGCTGGAATTGATTCGCGGGGTCAGCGGAAGCAACCGAATCACGCTCGGTGCCGACAAGGCGTACGATACCAAAGACTTTGTCGAGGCGTTGCGAGCGCTCAACGTGACGCCGCACGTTGCTCAAAATACGACCCGTCGCCGCAGCGCGATCGACCGCCGAACCGTCCGCCATCCGGGCTACACGGTGAGTCAACGCAGGCGCAAGTTGATCGAGGAGAGCTTCGGGTGGGGCAAGACGATCGGCCGATTGCGCAAGGTGCATTTCCGCGGGCTTGATCTGGTCGGCGACATTGTGCGCTGGACGGCCGCGGCGTACAACTTGATCAGGATACGCAATCTGAGGGCCGCGACATGA
- the dapA gene encoding 4-hydroxy-tetrahydrodipicolinate synthase, whose translation MILARDALRGSYPPLITPLRDGAIDEDAFARLVELQIAHGSHGIVVNGTTAEPATLTVAERKRLLEVALDAASGRLPVVAATGSQSLAETLELTLHADALPVEALLIVTPYYTRPPQRGLVAYYRAVAERITHPFLVYHIPGRTAVSVTVETLLEIAEATPHFVGMKHAVNDLGFVTRALAALGDDFRIFAGLEELSYPILAVGGCGLMNAVANLAPRRIAELYAAAARGDAAGARALHAALNEINEAVFFDTNPIPIKYMMRRLGLLERNEHRLPMISATPELENRLDGVLARAGLLAGAPV comes from the coding sequence ATGATCTTGGCCCGCGACGCGCTGCGCGGTTCGTATCCGCCGCTGATCACGCCGCTGCGCGACGGCGCGATCGACGAGGACGCGTTCGCGCGTCTCGTCGAGCTGCAGATCGCGCATGGTTCGCACGGAATCGTCGTCAACGGGACGACGGCAGAACCGGCGACGCTCACCGTCGCCGAACGCAAACGTCTGCTCGAAGTCGCGCTCGACGCTGCGAGCGGCCGGCTTCCGGTCGTCGCCGCGACCGGCTCGCAGAGCCTCGCAGAAACGCTCGAACTCACGCTGCACGCCGACGCGCTCCCGGTCGAAGCGCTCCTGATCGTGACGCCGTATTACACCCGCCCGCCGCAGCGCGGGCTCGTCGCGTACTACCGCGCGGTCGCGGAGCGCATAACCCACCCGTTCCTCGTCTATCACATTCCCGGCCGCACGGCCGTCTCCGTGACCGTCGAGACGCTGCTCGAGATCGCCGAGGCGACGCCGCACTTCGTGGGAATGAAGCACGCGGTCAACGATCTCGGCTTCGTGACGCGCGCCCTCGCCGCGCTCGGCGACGACTTCCGCATCTTCGCCGGGCTCGAGGAGCTCAGCTATCCGATCCTCGCGGTCGGCGGCTGCGGGCTGATGAACGCGGTCGCCAACCTCGCGCCGCGCCGCATCGCGGAGCTGTACGCCGCGGCAGCGCGCGGCGACGCCGCGGGGGCGCGCGCGCTACACGCGGCGCTGAACGAGATCAACGAAGCGGTGTTCTTCGACACCAACCCCATCCCGATCAAATACATGATGCGGCGCTTGGGTCTGCTCGAGCGCAACGAGCATCGTCTCCCGATGATATCCGCGACGCCCGAACTCGAGAACAGGCTCGACGGCGTGCTCGCGCGCGCCGGATTGCTGGCCGGCGCACCGGTCTAG
- a CDS encoding cupin domain-containing protein: MTASSSFFVDRSGARAPDLDLWPSIVIPKESIDAEVERLASIERPADGFRRSLIVHPRSTDPGLGLAPGIRVSLDVLLPGERTSPVRHNSTLVNFCIRGGGTSITGGRRIDFATHDVWNTPSMAAYVYENDTDAVQVRLTYSNAALLERMNVHVVEHDLPASAADEGAVDESRPRESNDANPFGTFALDGGAYLMPYEQLINPDVVPSATLHWPWEKVKEHLDRLASLGQSYRGRRLYLLYNPSTGHTNGTTNNFFATMTIRPAKIVDRPHRHTAAAINYYFAGSGYSTVEGRRVDWKAGDLMLSAPGWAIHNHASNDEPVYELTIQDSPLNIAMQSLLWQENLAQPLAVLGAQTGFATNRETVGATR, from the coding sequence ATGACTGCATCGTCTTCGTTCTTCGTCGACCGTTCGGGTGCGCGCGCACCCGACCTCGATCTGTGGCCGTCGATCGTGATCCCCAAAGAGTCGATCGACGCCGAGGTGGAGCGCCTCGCGTCGATCGAGCGGCCCGCCGACGGCTTCCGCCGTTCGCTGATCGTCCATCCGCGTTCGACCGATCCCGGACTCGGGCTCGCGCCGGGGATCCGCGTCTCGCTCGACGTGCTGCTCCCGGGCGAGCGCACCTCGCCCGTCCGCCACAACTCGACGCTCGTCAACTTCTGCATCCGCGGCGGCGGGACGAGCATCACCGGCGGACGCCGCATCGACTTCGCGACGCACGATGTGTGGAACACGCCCTCGATGGCGGCGTACGTGTACGAGAACGACACGGATGCGGTGCAGGTGCGGCTGACGTATTCGAACGCGGCGCTGCTCGAGCGGATGAACGTGCACGTTGTCGAGCACGATCTGCCGGCGAGCGCGGCGGATGAAGGCGCGGTCGACGAATCGCGGCCGCGCGAATCCAACGACGCGAACCCGTTCGGGACGTTCGCGCTCGACGGCGGCGCGTATCTGATGCCGTACGAGCAGCTCATCAATCCGGACGTCGTTCCCTCGGCGACCCTGCACTGGCCATGGGAGAAGGTGAAGGAGCATCTCGACCGGCTCGCGAGCCTCGGCCAAAGTTATCGCGGCCGCCGTCTCTACCTGCTCTACAATCCCTCGACCGGGCACACCAACGGGACGACCAACAACTTCTTCGCGACGATGACGATTCGGCCGGCGAAGATCGTCGACCGGCCGCATCGTCACACCGCCGCCGCGATCAACTACTACTTCGCGGGGAGCGGCTACAGCACCGTGGAAGGCCGGCGGGTCGATTGGAAAGCCGGAGACCTGATGCTGAGCGCGCCGGGCTGGGCGATTCACAACCACGCTTCCAACGACGAGCCGGTCTACGAACTGACGATCCAGGACAGCCCGCTCAACATCGCGATGCAGTCGCTGCTGTGGCAGGAGAATCTTGCCCAGCCGCTCGCGGTACTGGGCGCGCAGACCGGGTTCGCCACCAACCGCGAGACGGTGGGCGCGACGCGATGA
- a CDS encoding ornithine cyclodeaminase family protein, translated as MSAPRWITEAEVVAALDLPRAIDALARTLVLEAHGTAATMVKTVASWGGGDTLHALGAAVPGAGVVGTKTWAHTEGGATPLLVLYDAHDGALLAIVEAFALGQLRTAGISAVATRALALPDASELAILGTGKQSLAQVAAVAAVRPLRRVRVWSPNPEHRASFAQRVRETLGVETVDAASVRDAVDGAHVITAATRATAPFIDAAMPSRGAHLNALGAIVPSRAEFEPALLARCAVVAADSVEQTRALSREFRDFYEPGGWAAVRPLSSLLAEGAERPAGADLTLFKAMGIGLSDLALGIALLDLARERSLGRELPAPRRAALDFSHLAVPAQVS; from the coding sequence ATGAGCGCGCCGCGCTGGATCACCGAGGCCGAGGTCGTCGCCGCGCTCGACCTGCCGCGGGCGATCGACGCGCTCGCCCGGACGCTGGTCCTCGAAGCGCACGGCACCGCGGCGACGATGGTGAAGACTGTCGCGAGCTGGGGCGGCGGCGACACGCTGCACGCGCTCGGCGCGGCGGTCCCCGGCGCCGGCGTCGTCGGGACGAAGACCTGGGCGCACACGGAGGGCGGCGCGACGCCCCTGCTCGTCCTCTATGACGCGCACGACGGCGCGCTGCTCGCGATCGTCGAAGCGTTCGCACTCGGGCAACTGCGAACCGCGGGCATTTCCGCGGTGGCGACGCGTGCGCTCGCGCTCCCCGACGCTTCGGAGCTCGCGATCCTCGGGACCGGAAAGCAGTCGCTCGCGCAGGTCGCCGCCGTCGCCGCGGTGAGGCCGCTGCGGCGCGTGCGCGTTTGGAGCCCGAACCCCGAACACCGCGCGTCGTTCGCGCAGCGCGTGCGCGAGACGCTCGGCGTCGAGACCGTCGACGCGGCGAGCGTGCGTGACGCCGTCGACGGCGCGCACGTGATCACCGCCGCGACGCGCGCGACGGCGCCGTTCATCGACGCCGCGATGCCCTCGCGCGGCGCGCACCTCAACGCGCTCGGGGCGATCGTGCCGAGCCGCGCGGAGTTCGAGCCGGCGCTGCTGGCGCGATGCGCGGTCGTCGCCGCCGACAGCGTCGAGCAGACGCGCGCGCTTTCGCGCGAGTTCCGCGACTTCTACGAACCCGGCGGCTGGGCCGCGGTCCGGCCGCTCTCGTCGCTGCTCGCCGAAGGCGCCGAGCGACCCGCCGGCGCCGACCTCACGCTGTTCAAGGCGATGGGGATCGGCCTCTCCGACCTCGCGCTCGGCATCGCACTGCTCGATCTCGCGCGCGAGCGCAGCCTGGGCCGTGAACTTCCGGCGCCCCGCCGCGCCGCGCTCGATTTTTCTCACCTCGCCGTCCCTGCACAGGTGTCATGA
- a CDS encoding MarR family winged helix-turn-helix transcriptional regulator has product MKKAVSLTDAVGFHLDPQRSFGYLLREASRTMMRALGDRIERHDVTLGQYFILRELWEEDGLTQRELSTRIGILEPSTVAALDAMEKRGLIERRRSVEDRRKTHIMLTPKSKRLRTVLLRYAAEVNALALKGVSSAQIRQVREVLQRVRANLTAHPEE; this is encoded by the coding sequence GTGAAAAAAGCGGTCAGCCTCACGGATGCGGTCGGGTTCCACCTCGACCCGCAACGCAGTTTCGGCTACCTGCTGCGCGAAGCGTCACGGACGATGATGCGCGCGCTCGGGGACCGGATCGAACGGCACGACGTGACGTTGGGCCAGTACTTCATCCTGCGCGAATTGTGGGAAGAGGACGGTCTCACCCAGCGCGAGCTCAGCACTCGGATCGGGATCCTCGAGCCGTCGACGGTCGCGGCGCTCGACGCGATGGAGAAGCGCGGCCTGATCGAACGGCGCCGCAGCGTCGAAGATCGCCGCAAGACGCACATCATGCTCACGCCCAAGAGCAAACGGCTGCGCACGGTTCTGCTCCGCTACGCCGCCGAGGTCAATGCGCTCGCGCTCAAGGGCGTCTCGAGCGCCCAGATCCGTCAGGTCCGCGAGGTCCTGCAACGCGTTCGCGCCAACCTCACCGCACACCCAGAGGAGTGA
- a CDS encoding invasion associated locus B family protein → MRLATGMVLFAALGAAANAQTSSPAPATRASAAPAITQQVPQAQISISGWRLQCDSSGGALQCALLDQVTARGGGAISTISITRPADAAAPSALVQVPLGIALSDGIRLGFENGAVQTLSVFTCNRNGCFARAPLGEPTLAAMRAAKLPLRIAYESLADNGAKQTVTITLALDGFAAAYDRLR, encoded by the coding sequence ATGAGACTCGCGACCGGCATGGTGTTGTTCGCGGCGCTCGGTGCTGCCGCGAACGCGCAGACATCGTCGCCCGCTCCCGCGACGCGTGCGTCGGCGGCGCCCGCGATCACGCAGCAAGTCCCGCAAGCGCAGATTTCGATCTCGGGCTGGCGGCTCCAGTGCGACTCGTCGGGCGGGGCGCTGCAGTGCGCCCTGCTCGATCAAGTCACCGCGCGCGGCGGCGGCGCGATCAGCACGATTTCGATCACGCGCCCGGCCGATGCCGCAGCCCCCTCGGCGCTGGTACAGGTTCCGCTGGGGATCGCGCTTTCCGACGGGATTCGCCTGGGGTTCGAGAACGGCGCCGTGCAGACGCTCTCGGTCTTCACCTGCAACCGCAACGGCTGCTTTGCGCGCGCGCCGCTCGGCGAGCCGACGCTCGCGGCGATGCGGGCGGCAAAGCTGCCGCTGCGCATCGCCTACGAATCGCTGGCCGACAACGGTGCGAAGCAGACGGTGACGATCACGCTCGCCCTCGACGGCTTCGCGGCCGCGTACGACAGGCTGCGCTAG